One part of the Alistipes onderdonkii genome encodes these proteins:
- a CDS encoding class I SAM-dependent methyltransferase: MKEKIEFQSVVAETLLIPLYMRAKESRRRDAVLHDPEAERLVARIAYDYGKFDKAWMSALGCVVRSRYYDQRVESFIRLNARPVVVNVGCGLDTRFQRIAERRNAVFYELDLPEVMAIREKLLPAPAGDNYLAGSLLDTEWLEGLRTRHPDGHFIFVFEGVLMYFHEEQVRTVLRNIVRRFPAGEVCFDVCGPMMVNTGLKPDSLRRNAAQIRSGLADGHKVERWEPRLQLIEQRSYMEFARRRWGLTGIFFRAFPHLARKFSSLLAYRISATE, translated from the coding sequence ATGAAAGAGAAAATCGAATTCCAGAGCGTAGTGGCGGAAACACTGCTGATTCCGCTCTACATGCGGGCCAAGGAGAGCCGGCGCAGGGACGCCGTGCTGCACGACCCCGAAGCCGAACGGCTGGTGGCCCGGATCGCGTACGACTACGGCAAGTTCGACAAGGCTTGGATGAGCGCATTAGGCTGCGTGGTGCGCAGCCGCTATTACGACCAACGCGTAGAGTCGTTCATCCGCCTGAACGCACGGCCGGTGGTCGTGAACGTCGGGTGCGGGCTCGACACCCGGTTCCAGCGGATCGCCGAACGGCGCAATGCCGTATTCTACGAGTTGGATCTGCCCGAGGTGATGGCCATCCGCGAAAAGCTGCTCCCGGCACCGGCCGGCGACAACTACCTCGCAGGTTCGCTGCTCGACACGGAGTGGCTCGAAGGCCTGCGCACACGGCACCCCGACGGGCATTTCATATTCGTATTCGAAGGGGTGCTGATGTACTTCCACGAAGAGCAGGTGCGCACGGTGCTGCGCAATATCGTAAGGCGCTTCCCGGCGGGGGAGGTCTGCTTCGATGTCTGCGGCCCGATGATGGTCAACACGGGGCTGAAGCCCGACTCGCTGCGCAGGAATGCGGCCCAGATACGCAGCGGCCTGGCCGACGGTCATAAGGTGGAGCGGTGGGAGCCCCGCCTGCAACTGATCGAGCAACGCTCTTATATGGAATTCGCACGGCGCCGCTGGGGTCTGACGGGCATCTTTTTCAGGGCGTTCCCGCACCTGGCCCGCAAATTCAGTTCGCTGCTCGCATACAGGATCTCCGCGACGGAATAA
- the glpK gene encoding glycerol kinase GlpK yields MEQYILSLDQGTSSSRAIVFDRKGQICSMAQREFTQIFPKPGWVEHNPHEIWSSQASVIAEAIASIDINGLNIAGIGITNQRETTIVWDSETEEPVYNAIVWQDRRTSEYCDRLKAEGQTEFIRERTGLIVDAYFSATKIKWILDNVAGARERAEKGKLMFGTVDTWLIWRLTRGEVHVTDVSNASRTMLFNIHTLQWDEELLRLFGIPASMMPQVKSSSEVYGATKTTIFAHKVPIAGIAGDQQAALFGQMCVEPGSVKNTYGTGCFLLMNSGEKPITSSNNLLTTIAWKIGDKVDYALEGSIFVGGSVVQWLRDGLGIIRSSSEVEALAASVPDTNGVYFVPALTGLAAPYWDQYARGAISGISRGTTAAHIARAALEGIAYQTLDIVGAMQRDSGITLRELKVDGGAARNNLLMQFQSDLLDTRVIRPGVTETTALGAAYLAGLAVGYWGSIDEIRQQWQAEHVFEPTADRSQIGKAVAGWEDAVRRVLRNSKD; encoded by the coding sequence ATGGAACAGTACATTTTGTCATTGGATCAGGGGACGAGCAGTTCCCGTGCGATCGTATTCGACCGGAAAGGGCAGATATGCTCGATGGCACAGCGGGAGTTCACGCAGATATTCCCCAAGCCGGGATGGGTGGAACACAACCCGCACGAGATATGGTCGTCGCAGGCTTCGGTGATCGCCGAGGCGATCGCATCCATCGACATCAACGGCCTGAACATCGCGGGCATCGGCATCACCAACCAGCGGGAGACCACGATCGTGTGGGATTCGGAGACCGAAGAACCGGTCTACAACGCCATCGTCTGGCAGGATCGCCGCACCTCGGAGTACTGCGACCGGCTGAAGGCCGAGGGGCAGACCGAATTCATCCGGGAAAGGACGGGGTTGATCGTCGACGCCTATTTCAGCGCCACGAAGATCAAATGGATTCTGGACAACGTGGCGGGGGCGAGAGAGCGGGCCGAGAAGGGCAAACTGATGTTCGGCACCGTCGACACGTGGCTCATCTGGCGCCTCACGCGCGGCGAGGTGCACGTGACGGACGTGAGCAACGCCTCGCGCACGATGCTCTTCAACATCCATACGCTGCAATGGGACGAGGAGCTGCTGAGGCTGTTCGGCATTCCCGCCTCGATGATGCCCCAGGTGAAGTCGTCGAGCGAGGTGTACGGCGCGACGAAGACCACGATCTTCGCCCACAAGGTACCCATCGCGGGCATCGCGGGCGACCAGCAGGCAGCGCTGTTCGGGCAGATGTGCGTCGAGCCCGGGTCGGTGAAGAACACCTACGGCACGGGGTGCTTCCTGCTGATGAACAGCGGGGAAAAGCCCATCACATCGTCGAACAACCTGCTGACGACCATCGCATGGAAGATCGGCGACAAGGTCGACTACGCGCTCGAAGGGAGCATCTTCGTCGGCGGGTCGGTCGTGCAGTGGCTGCGCGACGGGCTGGGGATCATCCGTTCGTCGTCGGAGGTCGAAGCCCTGGCCGCTTCGGTACCCGACACCAACGGCGTCTATTTCGTGCCGGCGCTCACGGGGCTGGCAGCCCCGTACTGGGATCAGTATGCCCGGGGAGCCATCAGCGGCATCAGCCGCGGCACGACGGCCGCGCATATCGCCCGCGCGGCGCTGGAGGGGATCGCCTACCAGACGCTGGACATCGTGGGCGCCATGCAGCGCGACTCGGGCATCACGCTCCGGGAGCTGAAGGTCGACGGCGGCGCGGCGCGCAACAACCTGCTGATGCAGTTTCAGTCCGACCTGCTGGACACGCGCGTCATACGCCCGGGCGTGACGGAAACCACGGCGCTGGGTGCGGCTTACCTGGCCGGGCTGGCCGTAGGCTACTGGGGGAGCATCGACGAAATCCGGCAGCAATGGCAGGCGGAGCACGTATTCGAACCCACGGCCGACCGCTCGCAGATCGGGAAGGCCGTCGCAGGGTGGGAAGACGCCGTACGCAGGGTACTGCGCAACAGCAAAGACTAA
- a CDS encoding TetR/AcrR family transcriptional regulator yields MQTPKEEIRNSLLESAGKLFLRKGFLKTSMREIARDAGVGLANIYNYFSSKDEIFRTVVQPVTLAFEQMAHSHHDSGGTDVLEMYAEPYLRKVTDEYVTLINSHRRKLEILLFRAQGSSLEDFRERYTDRTTAAVKEWLAGMKRRHPALNIAVSDFSIHLHTVWMFTLFEEIIMHRVKPREMKQVIAEYIRFETTGWKELMKI; encoded by the coding sequence ATGCAAACGCCCAAAGAGGAGATACGCAACAGCCTGCTGGAGTCCGCCGGGAAACTGTTCCTGCGCAAAGGATTCCTGAAGACCTCGATGCGCGAGATCGCACGGGATGCCGGGGTGGGGCTGGCCAATATCTACAACTACTTCAGCAGCAAAGACGAAATATTCCGCACGGTAGTGCAGCCCGTAACCCTCGCTTTCGAGCAGATGGCGCACAGCCACCACGACAGCGGGGGAACGGACGTGCTGGAGATGTATGCGGAACCGTACCTGCGGAAAGTCACCGACGAATACGTCACGCTGATAAACTCGCACCGCAGGAAACTGGAAATACTGCTTTTCAGGGCGCAGGGCTCGTCGCTGGAGGATTTCCGCGAACGGTATACCGACCGCACGACAGCGGCGGTGAAGGAGTGGCTGGCGGGGATGAAACGCCGGCACCCGGCGCTGAACATCGCCGTCTCGGATTTTTCAATCCACCTGCACACGGTGTGGATGTTCACGCTGTTCGAGGAGATCATCATGCACCGGGTAAAGCCGCGGGAGATGAAGCAGGTGATTGCGGAATACATACGATTCGAAACCACGGGATGGAAGGAGCTCATGAAAATTTGA
- a CDS encoding DUF4251 domain-containing protein: MKRLMILTVAILLAGAGTGYAQSQDANSRKMARKQMKAEQDARDRLAFEEARKAIEAKEFVLEADQVSFKSGSTAQVSSNTNFVAVQGDKAVVQVAFDIPVSGPNGLGGVTVSGSTSDYRQSVDKKGNIRVSMNVIGTGISAQVYINLPNGGNQASVDISPNFNSRRITLRGELLPLSEGNIFQGRTF; encoded by the coding sequence ATGAAAAGGCTAATGATTTTAACCGTTGCAATCCTGCTTGCCGGTGCCGGTACGGGCTATGCCCAGTCGCAGGACGCGAATTCCAGGAAAATGGCCCGCAAGCAGATGAAGGCCGAACAGGACGCACGCGACCGGCTCGCTTTCGAGGAGGCCAGGAAGGCTATCGAGGCCAAGGAGTTCGTACTCGAAGCCGACCAGGTGAGCTTCAAGTCGGGTTCGACGGCGCAGGTTTCGTCCAATACCAATTTCGTCGCCGTGCAGGGCGACAAGGCCGTCGTGCAGGTGGCTTTCGACATCCCTGTGAGCGGCCCCAACGGCCTGGGCGGCGTAACGGTCTCGGGCAGCACCTCGGATTACAGGCAGAGCGTGGACAAGAAGGGGAACATCCGTGTGTCGATGAACGTCATCGGCACGGGGATTTCCGCACAGGTCTATATCAACCTTCCCAACGGGGGCAACCAGGCCAGCGTGGACATCTCGCCCAATTTCAACTCGCGGCGCATCACGCTGCGGGGCGAACTCCTGCCGCTCTCCGAGGGTAATATTTTCCAGGGCCGCACTTTCTGA
- the lysA gene encoding diaminopimelate decarboxylase, translating to MLSRQIAQKLRGYETPFYLYDTALLRQTLESVVYESKKYGYKVHYAIKANYDDHLLAIIREYGLGIDCASGNELRKAIEAGFDPKGIVYAGVGKRDKELRYAIEQDILAINCESIEELELVDALAGEAGRVADVALRINPDIDPKTNHCIDTGQADSKFGISYEEVLEHAKEIRALKHINIIGLHLHIGSQIRELHVFENMCNKVNVIVENLEKLGCSFRFVDVGGGLGVNYDVPENEPIPNFASLFSIVHNHLSVGDREVHFEFGRSIVAECGELITKVLFNKTTATGRKLVIVDASMTELIRPALYGSYHNIENITSEDEARDKYTIVGTACESTDVFDENVTLRKTRRGDLLTIKSAGAYGMSMASRYNLHDLPGAVYSDEIQ from the coding sequence ATGCTAAGCAGACAAATTGCACAAAAGCTTCGGGGCTACGAAACCCCCTTCTATCTTTATGATACGGCGTTGCTGCGCCAGACCCTCGAAAGCGTCGTCTACGAGTCGAAAAAATACGGTTACAAGGTGCACTACGCCATCAAGGCCAACTACGACGACCACCTGTTGGCGATCATCCGCGAATACGGGCTGGGTATCGACTGTGCCAGCGGCAACGAGCTCCGCAAGGCCATCGAGGCGGGCTTCGACCCCAAGGGTATCGTCTATGCGGGTGTGGGCAAGCGCGACAAGGAGCTGCGCTACGCCATCGAGCAGGATATCCTGGCCATCAACTGCGAGTCGATCGAGGAGCTGGAGCTGGTCGATGCCCTGGCCGGGGAGGCCGGGCGCGTAGCCGACGTGGCGCTGCGCATCAACCCCGACATCGACCCCAAGACCAACCACTGCATCGATACGGGGCAGGCCGACAGTAAGTTCGGCATTTCATATGAAGAGGTACTCGAGCACGCCAAGGAGATCCGCGCGCTCAAGCATATCAATATAATCGGCCTGCACCTGCATATCGGGTCGCAGATCCGCGAGCTGCACGTCTTCGAGAACATGTGCAACAAAGTCAACGTCATCGTCGAGAACCTCGAAAAGTTGGGCTGTTCGTTCCGTTTCGTCGACGTGGGCGGCGGCCTGGGCGTCAACTACGACGTGCCCGAGAACGAACCGATCCCCAATTTCGCTTCGCTGTTCTCGATCGTGCACAACCACCTCTCGGTCGGCGACCGCGAAGTGCATTTCGAATTCGGCCGCTCGATCGTCGCCGAATGCGGCGAGCTGATTACGAAGGTGCTCTTCAACAAGACCACCGCCACGGGCCGCAAGCTGGTGATCGTCGATGCCTCGATGACCGAGCTGATCCGTCCGGCGCTCTACGGCTCGTACCACAACATCGAGAACATCACCTCCGAAGACGAGGCGCGCGACAAATATACCATCGTGGGCACGGCCTGCGAATCGACCGACGTGTTCGACGAGAACGTCACCCTGCGCAAGACCCGCCGCGGCGACCTGCTTACGATCAAGTCGGCCGGAGCCTACGGCATGTCGATGGCTTCGCGTTACAACCTCCACGACCTGCCCGGCGCCGTTTACAGCGACGAGATTCAATAA
- a CDS encoding acyltransferase family protein: MSTISAAAFADTKPHYDILDGLRGIAALTVVWFHIFEAFATSHLDQRINHGYLAVDFFFILSGFVIGYAYDDRWKKMTVAEFLKRRLIRLHPMVVIGALIGAVMFYFQGCSVWDVTKVTVPMLLAATLMNACLIPASPGTEIRGLSEMYPLNGPSWSLFFEYAGNILYAFFIRKLSTRALSVVVFLAGCGLAAFAVWGPLGDICVGFAMTEENMVGGSLRLMFAFSAGLLLSRVFKPVHIRGAFWICSLCVVALLSVPRIGGSENLWMNGLYDTFCAVVAFPLLVFLGASGKTTDKVTARVCKFLGDISYPLYMVHYPFIYLYYAWVKNGDLTFRESLPGALALFFGSVILAWLCLRLYDEPVRKFLSKHLLRKG, translated from the coding sequence ATGTCAACTATTTCGGCGGCGGCATTTGCGGACACGAAGCCGCATTACGACATACTCGACGGATTGCGCGGAATTGCGGCGCTGACCGTCGTGTGGTTCCATATCTTCGAAGCCTTTGCGACCAGCCACCTGGATCAGAGGATCAACCACGGCTATCTGGCCGTCGATTTCTTCTTCATACTCTCGGGATTCGTAATCGGATACGCCTATGACGACCGGTGGAAAAAGATGACCGTCGCGGAGTTCCTCAAGCGCAGGCTCATCCGTCTGCATCCCATGGTCGTGATCGGTGCCCTGATCGGTGCCGTCATGTTCTATTTCCAGGGCTGCTCCGTGTGGGACGTGACCAAAGTCACGGTGCCGATGCTGCTGGCGGCGACGCTGATGAACGCCTGCCTGATTCCGGCAAGCCCAGGCACGGAAATCCGGGGGCTGAGCGAGATGTACCCGCTCAACGGCCCGAGTTGGTCGCTGTTTTTCGAGTACGCCGGAAATATCCTGTACGCCTTCTTCATCCGCAAACTTTCGACCAGGGCCCTTTCCGTCGTGGTTTTCCTGGCCGGGTGCGGGCTGGCGGCATTCGCCGTCTGGGGGCCGCTGGGCGACATCTGCGTCGGGTTCGCCATGACCGAAGAAAATATGGTCGGCGGTTCGCTGCGCCTGATGTTCGCGTTCTCGGCCGGCCTGCTGCTCTCGCGCGTATTCAAACCCGTGCATATCCGGGGCGCCTTCTGGATATGCAGCCTGTGCGTCGTCGCCCTGCTGTCGGTTCCGCGCATCGGCGGCAGTGAGAATTTGTGGATGAACGGACTGTACGATACGTTCTGCGCCGTCGTCGCCTTCCCCCTGCTGGTTTTTCTCGGGGCGTCGGGCAAGACCACCGACAAAGTCACCGCCCGGGTGTGCAAATTCCTGGGGGACATATCCTATCCCCTCTACATGGTACACTATCCCTTCATATACCTCTACTACGCCTGGGTCAAGAACGGCGACCTTACGTTCCGGGAGTCGCTGCCCGGTGCCCTGGCGCTTTTCTTCGGTTCGGTAATCCTGGCATGGCTGTGCCTGAGGCTGTACGACGAACCGGTGCGCAAATTTTTATCGAAGCACCTGCTGCGGAAGGGATAG
- the lepA gene encoding translation elongation factor 4: protein MKNIRNFCIIAHIDHGKSTLADRLLEKTNTLNQREMQAQVLDDMDLEREKGITIKSHAIQMEYTARDGQQYTLNLIDTPGHVDFSYEVSRAIASCEGALLVVDATQGIQAQTISNLYLAVGHDLEIIPVLNKIDMDSAMIDEVKDQVIDLIGCKDEDILLASGKTGLGVEEVLEAIVGRIPAPQGDENAPLQALIFDSVFNPFRGIIAYYRVFNGTLRKGDHVKFFNTGSQYDADEVGVLKLKMQPRTEIRAGDVGYICSGIKTSSDVKVGDTITSVTAPAKEAIAGFEDVKPMVFAGVYPVEADQYEDLRASLEKLQLNDASLTFEPESSLALGFGFRCGFLGLLHMEIIQERLYREFDMDVITTVPNVSYRITTTQGDVVEVHNPSGLPEVTKIAKIEEPYILAQIITKAEFLGNVIKLCIDKRGVMKNQTFITQDRVEVNFDMPLSEIVFDFYDKLKSISKGYASFDYHRTGYQPSKLVKLDILLNGEPVDALSSLTYTDHAYDFGRKMCEKLKELIPRQQFDIAIQAAIGAKIIARETVKAVRKDVTAKCYGGDISRKRKLLEKQKKGKKRMRQIGNVEVPQSAFLAVLKMD, encoded by the coding sequence ATGAAAAACATCCGCAACTTCTGCATCATAGCCCACATCGACCACGGCAAGAGCACGCTGGCAGACCGCCTGCTCGAAAAAACCAACACCCTGAATCAGCGCGAAATGCAGGCGCAGGTGCTCGACGACATGGATCTCGAACGCGAAAAGGGCATTACGATCAAGAGCCACGCGATACAGATGGAATACACCGCCCGCGACGGGCAGCAATATACGCTCAACCTGATCGACACCCCGGGACACGTTGACTTCTCGTACGAAGTGTCGCGCGCCATCGCCTCGTGCGAAGGCGCGTTGTTGGTCGTCGACGCCACGCAGGGCATTCAGGCGCAGACCATATCGAACCTCTACCTGGCCGTGGGGCACGACCTGGAAATCATCCCCGTGCTGAACAAGATCGATATGGATTCGGCCATGATCGACGAGGTGAAAGACCAGGTGATCGACCTGATCGGCTGCAAGGACGAGGATATCCTGCTGGCCTCGGGCAAGACGGGGCTCGGCGTGGAAGAGGTGCTGGAGGCCATCGTGGGGCGCATACCGGCGCCGCAGGGCGACGAGAACGCCCCGTTGCAGGCGCTGATCTTCGACTCGGTGTTCAACCCCTTCCGCGGCATCATCGCCTATTACCGCGTATTCAACGGCACGCTCCGCAAGGGCGACCACGTGAAGTTCTTCAATACGGGCAGCCAGTACGACGCCGACGAGGTGGGCGTGCTGAAACTCAAGATGCAGCCCCGCACGGAGATCAGGGCGGGCGACGTGGGGTATATCTGCTCGGGCATCAAGACCTCGTCGGACGTCAAGGTGGGCGACACGATCACCTCGGTGACCGCCCCGGCAAAGGAAGCCATCGCGGGCTTCGAGGACGTGAAGCCGATGGTCTTCGCGGGCGTCTACCCCGTGGAGGCCGACCAGTACGAAGATCTGCGCGCCTCGCTCGAAAAACTGCAGCTCAACGACGCCTCGCTGACGTTCGAGCCCGAAAGCTCGCTGGCGCTCGGCTTCGGGTTCCGCTGCGGGTTCCTCGGACTGCTGCACATGGAGATCATCCAGGAGCGGCTCTACCGCGAGTTCGACATGGACGTAATCACCACCGTGCCCAACGTCTCGTACCGCATCACCACGACGCAGGGCGACGTGGTGGAGGTGCACAACCCCTCGGGGCTGCCCGAGGTGACGAAGATCGCCAAAATCGAGGAACCCTATATCCTGGCGCAGATCATCACCAAGGCGGAATTCCTGGGCAACGTCATCAAGCTCTGCATCGACAAGCGCGGCGTGATGAAGAACCAGACCTTCATCACGCAGGATCGCGTGGAGGTGAATTTCGACATGCCCCTCTCGGAGATTGTTTTCGACTTCTACGACAAGCTCAAAAGCATTTCGAAAGGCTATGCCTCGTTCGACTACCACCGCACGGGCTACCAGCCTTCGAAGCTCGTCAAGCTGGACATCCTGCTCAACGGCGAGCCGGTCGACGCGCTCTCGTCGCTGACCTATACCGACCATGCCTATGATTTCGGACGCAAAATGTGCGAGAAACTCAAGGAGCTGATCCCGCGCCAGCAGTTCGACATCGCCATACAGGCCGCGATCGGCGCCAAGATCATCGCCCGCGAAACGGTGAAGGCCGTGCGCAAGGACGTGACGGCCAAGTGTTACGGCGGCGACATATCACGCAAGCGCAAGCTGCTCGAAAAACAGAAGAAAGGCAAGAAACGCATGCGCCAGATAGGCAACGTGGAGGTGCCGCAGTCGGCATTCCTCGCCGTATTGAAAATGGATTAA
- a CDS encoding MIP/aquaporin family protein, giving the protein MEITLFTKCLFEFIGTLVLVLLGDGVVASTVLKQSKGFNGGWAVITIAWGLAVMCGVLIAGPYSGAHLNPAVSIGLAVAGSFPWAFVPGYIAAQLLGGFCGAVLVYVYYKDHFDATDDPATKLGVFCTMPAIMDKPRNLFCEFLGTFLLVFVILAIGNEQNTPEIGMGSLGSLPVTMLIMAIGMSLGGTTGYAINPARDLPPRVAHSILPIRGKGTSGWGYSWVPVAGPVLGALAAGAIYGCIYICS; this is encoded by the coding sequence ATGGAAATCACACTGTTTACCAAGTGCCTGTTCGAATTCATCGGGACACTGGTGCTCGTACTGCTGGGCGACGGGGTCGTCGCATCGACGGTACTGAAACAATCGAAAGGTTTTAACGGCGGATGGGCCGTAATCACGATCGCGTGGGGCCTGGCCGTGATGTGCGGCGTGCTGATCGCGGGCCCCTATTCAGGGGCGCACCTCAACCCCGCGGTCTCGATCGGGCTGGCCGTGGCGGGGTCGTTCCCGTGGGCGTTCGTGCCCGGGTACATCGCAGCACAGTTGCTGGGCGGTTTCTGCGGGGCCGTACTGGTCTATGTCTATTACAAAGACCACTTCGACGCCACGGACGACCCGGCGACCAAGCTCGGCGTATTCTGCACCATGCCTGCGATCATGGACAAGCCGCGCAACCTCTTCTGCGAATTCCTCGGCACGTTCCTGCTGGTGTTCGTAATCCTGGCCATCGGCAACGAACAGAACACCCCCGAAATCGGGATGGGAAGCCTCGGAAGCCTGCCCGTGACGATGCTCATCATGGCCATCGGCATGTCGCTGGGCGGCACGACGGGCTATGCCATCAACCCGGCGCGCGACCTGCCTCCGCGTGTGGCCCACAGCATCCTGCCCATCAGGGGGAAGGGCACGAGCGGGTGGGGTTACAGCTGGGTGCCCGTGGCGGGGCCCGTGCTGGGCGCACTCGCCGCAGGAGCGATCTACGGCTGCATCTACATCTGCAGCTGA
- a CDS encoding UbiA-like polyprenyltransferase translates to MNAVLKYASLVKFAHTVFAMPFAMVGFVYGLRYAPLHNPRWPYIVLVQVILCMVFARNAAMGFNRWADRRIDAENPRTAGREIPAGKIPARHALWFVAVNALLFILTAATINRLAAILSPVALSVILVYSYCKRFTPLAHLVLGLSLGIAPVGAFIAVAGHVVFDGHVVVEPFILALLVTTWCGGFDIIYALQDAEFDRRHGLHSIPARFSARSALGVSCGLHAVSIAALGWFMTYCPGSVWLWLGAGVFTGLLVLEHLLVTPARQRNIGIAFGTLNGLASLSLAAGVIVDLLK, encoded by the coding sequence ATGAATGCCGTTTTGAAATACGCTTCGCTCGTTAAGTTCGCCCATACGGTCTTCGCCATGCCCTTTGCCATGGTGGGCTTCGTCTACGGGCTCCGTTACGCCCCGCTGCACAATCCCCGCTGGCCGTACATCGTCCTCGTGCAGGTCATCCTGTGCATGGTCTTCGCCCGCAATGCCGCCATGGGTTTCAACCGCTGGGCCGACCGCCGCATCGACGCCGAGAACCCGCGTACGGCCGGGCGCGAAATACCCGCAGGCAAAATCCCGGCGCGGCATGCGCTGTGGTTCGTGGCCGTCAATGCCCTGCTCTTCATCCTCACCGCCGCGACGATCAACCGCCTCGCGGCCATCCTGTCGCCCGTGGCGTTGTCCGTCATCCTCGTTTACAGCTATTGCAAGCGCTTCACGCCGCTGGCGCACCTCGTGCTGGGGCTTTCGCTCGGCATCGCCCCCGTCGGGGCTTTTATCGCCGTGGCCGGGCACGTCGTCTTCGACGGGCACGTGGTCGTCGAACCGTTCATCCTCGCTCTGCTGGTGACGACCTGGTGCGGGGGCTTCGACATCATCTACGCGTTGCAGGACGCCGAATTCGACCGTCGGCACGGCCTGCATTCCATCCCCGCGCGTTTTTCGGCGCGTTCGGCGCTGGGCGTCAGTTGCGGCCTGCATGCGGTGAGCATTGCCGCCCTCGGCTGGTTCATGACCTACTGCCCCGGTTCGGTGTGGCTCTGGCTCGGGGCGGGTGTTTTCACGGGGCTGCTGGTGCTCGAACACCTGCTCGTCACGCCCGCGCGGCAGCGCAATATCGGCATCGCCTTCGGGACGCTCAACGGCCTGGCGAGCCTCTCGCTCGCTGCGGGCGTGATCGTGGATTTGCTCAAATAA